The sequence below is a genomic window from Anopheles cruzii chromosome 3, idAnoCruzAS_RS32_06, whole genome shotgun sequence.
TGGTGTGCCAACTCTGGCTCTCTCTGCTGCTCTCGGCAAAAACTCCAACTCGatgcgcaccaccaccatttgGCCCAGCGAATGGTGGTGGCCCGGAGAGGCGAAGAGCAACGGACGATGAGTTTCATAAGAAGGGCTCCCTTGGGGCTCCTAATACGCGTGTGATCGAGAAACGGAACTGGTTTACATTggctcggcgacggcggccggcatGCACTCCTTCAGCAGGTCGCGTAATCGAAGGATCTCTTTCCCGGCGGCAGCCAGGTCGCCCTGTAGCGATAGTTCCCGTTCCCGTAGACGCTTGATGTCACGTTGGCAGGTCTGTAACGAGAGGTGCTCCGCGTTAGCAATCCGCGCGATCCGaggttccgattttccgactACTTACCACATTCTGCCGAAGGAGATCCAGTTTATCACATTTCAAGCGAGTTATCTCTTGCTTCATGCCCTCGACCTGCTGCACCGTTTCCTGCGGGAGTAGCCCACCAGCTCCGCCGAcaccacccgcaccaccaccaccggcactggcCGTCGAACCCGTGCCCGAGCTGGCACTGTTGCGCAGCTCGCGtccaccgccatcgatcgtgACACTGGCCCCGCTAATGCTGACGCTCACCACGCTaccgccgccgttcgcggAGCCCGTCCCGTCCAGACACAGCGAGCATGCCTTCGTCGTAGCATCGGCCGACGACATCGACTCCAGGCCCGTGTCGCTGTCGATGTACGTTGCGCCAGCATCTACCGTGGGGAGAAAAACTTCAAATCATAAATTtacaaacgcaaaaaaaacgatacCAAAAACGCAACGGAAAGGACAAAAAGGGGCCAAAGTTAGCAGGGCATAGCAATCGGATCGAGCGAGGCGCGGACACTCACCCATCGGATCGAGGTCGACGCTGTTGAGGCTGGAATCGTCACTGGTTTCGGACATGGCCACGGgaccattgttgttgttgttattgttgccgGGAGCCCCACCATTCGCGTTTCCGGCACCATTCGCCCCATTGCCGCCCGAATGATGGTGGTTTTTGCCGATCAGgttcgggttgttgttgttgtggttcggTGCGatattgttgttattgttgccgctgccaccgcctccgccaccgccgtggtTCGGATTGAGCGAACAGCGGGAAGTGATGTCCGGCGAGGACGCCATCGAATCGTTGGGCGATTTGCGCGATCCGGTCGTGCTGCTCTTCGATAGCGAGCGGCCAATCTGCAAAGGAACATCGTGAATTTCGTGGTCTAAGCGAAGGGGGAGGGACCCCGGCGGTACTTACATTGACGgctcctcctccgccgccgggtgCATCCGATACGTGACCGCCGTCCCTGGATTTCTTCATCGAGTTGTGATGCTTCGTCGTGTGGTGGGCGCCCTCGAGACCGGCGGCCCCAGCGCTCCCGTTGTTGGTCGGGTCGGAGTTTTGTGACCGAAGGCGTGCGTTGAGCGCCTTCTTGACCGTGTCGATGAACCGGGACCCGGTGAAGCCACCCTCCGATTTGGGGGTTTCCGGCGTCGGCGAGGTGGGCtgcgcaccaccgccaccgatcacgTCCGCACCGAGGAAGTCTCGcgttttctccttcagctcgTCCACCAGGTTCTGCAGCAGCGAGGATCGCGTGCGTAGCTCGAGCTGCGCAAACTTGTCCGCCTTGTAGCACGCGTTCTCCGCGTTGATCAGCTTCGTCAGCAGGAACTCCTTCAGCTCCGGGCCCTTCTTGAAGACGGACGGTTGCGGTAGGGTGGGCCCAAAGAACGGCACGTCGTCGCGCGCCGTGACCGAAATCTTGTACCGACAGTTCGGtgtgttcggttcgatcggctGCACGACGATGAACGCGTGCAGGAAGTGGCTCGCGATCATGGCCGGCGAGAACGGGGTGTTTTCCTCCTGGAACACGATCGCCACGATGTCGTTGCCGATGTGCCGCTTCCGCTGCAACTGCTGCGGGTCGGCCTCGGTGTACGGAAGCAGCGTCGAGACGTGGAACATGATTTCGCGCTCCTTAAACACCTCGTAGACCGCCGTGTCCCCGGTGTGTCCGTTCTGGATGTCGAGCCCGCCGCGGTAACCCTTGTGGTCGCGGAGCCGGATGCGTTGGCCGAGCAGATCGAGGAACTCATCGAACGCGGCCGTCGTGTCGCTGTTACAGAACAGTTCCTCCTCCGTCGTCTGGCCGTAG
It includes:
- the LOC128271717 gene encoding rap1 GTPase-activating protein 1, translating into MLKIQMLEQIVTNENVIDDDDHRHAGGGAAGGAGGGRAGLSPGGQGPPTSPNVLSPMVSKHSSSVDDETRSLNRGTRLSPQGRQHMGGWTTAAANAKQNGGLGPGATTATSKSATTSPERLRGATHDLFELLERVQCSRLDDQRCVLPPYFSQVRTVGTGTKTRMVCISNRGAAAGEDRIANPHANNGGGGGGGATNESTNNLSVQIPAQSQMGGGGNTRSLLRHSNSMSSNPHTTSSSTPASPHLLSNSSSGHLHHGGGSNGSSLHQQQQHQQQHTQYQSQSSVSSQSSSIISAVPPVQRLLEDALGRPAPHTMIVVPNTGGYWVDGTDHDASYEVPAHTTWRVGKIESDDTAKCYRRFFIAREHSSLVGHDDQLGPVLLSIKSENVANTDHIRILLRLRTGTMHELIPASCLGSNPSPIKMARLLNEQINVDSFMPVLCPKASSLIASYDEHVLVTNFKFGVLYQRYGQTTEEELFCNSDTTAAFDEFLDLLGQRIRLRDHKGYRGGLDIQNGHTGDTAVYEVFKEREIMFHVSTLLPYTEADPQQLQRKRHIGNDIVAIVFQEENTPFSPAMIASHFLHAFIVVQPIEPNTPNCRYKISVTARDDVPFFGPTLPQPSVFKKGPELKEFLLTKLINAENACYKADKFAQLELRTRSSLLQNLVDELKEKTRDFLGADVIGGGGAQPTSPTPETPKSEGGFTGSRFIDTVKKALNARLRSQNSDPTNNGSAGAAGLEGAHHTTKHHNSMKKSRDGGHVSDAPGGGGGAVNIGRSLSKSSTTGSRKSPNDSMASSPDITSRCSLNPNHGGGGGGGSGNNNNNIAPNHNNNNPNLIGKNHHHSGGNGANGAGNANGGAPGNNNNNNNGPVAMSETSDDSSLNSVDLDPMVFLPTVDAGATYIDSDTGLESMSSADATTKACSLCLDGTGSANGGGSVVSVSISGASVTIDGGGRELRNSASSGTGSTASAGGGGAGGVGGAGGLLPQETVQQVEGMKQEITRLKCDKLDLLRQNVTCQRDIKRLRERELSLQGDLAAAGKEILRLRDLLKECMPAAVAEPM